In a single window of the Megalobrama amblycephala isolate DHTTF-2021 linkage group LG3, ASM1881202v1, whole genome shotgun sequence genome:
- the dync1li2 gene encoding cytoplasmic dynein 1 light intermediate chain 2 isoform X2 translates to MAPVLEKKLLGAAGTGDTMENSNEDDEGQNLWTSILSEVSTRSSSKLPSGKNIVLFGEDGSGKTTLMAKLQGSEHSKKGRGLEYLYLSVQDEDREDLTRCSVWILDGDLYHKGLLKFAVTSESLKDSLVVFVVDMSRPWTIMESLQKWASVLREHVDKLKIPPEEMREMEQRMVKAFQEYAEPEEATPSSPQRRGPAAVGEDESVLLPLGDNVLTHNLGIPVLIVCTKCDAVSVLEKEHDYKEEHFDFIQSHIRRFCLQYGAGLIYTSVKEEKNLDLLYKYMVHKIYDFQFTTPALVVEKDTVFIPSGWDNDKKIAILHENFTTVRAEDPFEDFITKPPVRKLVHDKEISAEDEQVFLMKQQSLLAKQPATPTRGTESPARTTSGSPRPTGRTGPTNVASVSPMTAVKKPDPNMKGAAANEGVLANFFNSLLSKKTGVPGSPGSPGAGAGAAVQGSAKKTEAGFD, encoded by the exons ATGGCTCCCGTTTTAGAGAAGAAGCTACTGGGCGCAGCCGGGACAGGCGACACTATGGAAAACAGCAACGAAGATGATGAAGGACAAAATCTCTG gacTTCAATCCTCAGCGAAGTTTCCACACGCTCAAGCTCTAAATTGCCCTCTGGGAAAAATATAGTGCTTTTCG GGGAGGATGGTTCAGGAAAAACCACACTCATGGCAAAACTTCAAGGATCCGAGCACAGTAAGAAAGGTAGAGGGCTGGAATACTTGTACCTGAGCGTCCAGGATGAAGATCGAGAGG ATTTAACCCGCTGCAGCGTGTGGATCCTGGATGGAGACCTGTACCACAAAGGCTTGCTGAAGTTTGCAGTGACCTCTGAGTCGTTGAAGGACAGTCTAGTTGTGTTTGTGGTCGACATGTCACGGCCTTGGACCATTATGGAGTCTTTGCAGAAGTGGGCGAGTGTGCTACGTGAGCACGTGGACAAACTGAAGATCCCACCTGAGGAAATGAGAGAGATGGAGCAGAGGA TGGTTAAGGCCTTCCAGGAGTATGCAGAACCAGAGGAAGCCACGCCAAGCTCGCCCCAGAGACGAGGGCCAGCAGCTGTGGGAGAAGATGAGAGTGTGCTGCTGCCCCTGGGAGACAACGTCCTCACACACAACCTGGGCATTCCAGTGCTCATAGTTTGCACAAAG TGTGATGCTGTCAGTGTACTCGAGAAGGAGCACGACTACAAGGAGGAGCATTTTGACTTCATTCAGTCACACATCCGACGGTTCTGTCTACAAT ATGGAGCTGGCTTGATTTACACTTCAGTCAAAGAGGAGAAGAACCTGGACCTTCTCTACAAATACATGGTGCACAAAATATACGACTTCCAGTTTACAACGCCTGCCTTAGTGGTGGAGAAGGACACTGTGTTCAT TCCATCCGGATGGGACAATGACAAGAAAATTGCCATCCTGCATGAAAACTTCACAACAGTTCGAGCTGAAGATCCCTTTGAAGACTTTATAACAAAACCTCCTGTACGAAAG TTGGTGCATGACAAGGAAATCAGTGCAGAGGATGAGCAGGTCTTCCTCATGAAACAGCAG TCATTGTTAGCCAAGCAGCCAGCCACACCCACAAGAGGAACA GAGTCTCCTGCCCGAACAACATCTGGTTCACCCAGGCCGACAGGCCGAACAGGGCCCACCAATGTGGCTAGTGTCTCACCCATGACTGCGGTGAAGAAACCAGACCCCAACATGAAAG GAGCAGCAGCAAATGAGGGAGTGCTGGCCAACTTCTTCAACAGTCTGCTAAGTAAAAAGACAGGCGTTCCAGGCAGTCCTGGGTCGCCAGGGGCAGGAGCAGGAGCGGCTGTACAAGGTTCTGCCAAGAAAACAG AAGCCGGGTTTGACTGA
- the dync1li2 gene encoding cytoplasmic dynein 1 light intermediate chain 2 isoform X1 — translation MAPVLEKKLLGAAGTGDTMENSNEDDEGQNLWTSILSEVSTRSSSKLPSGKNIVLFGEDGSGKTTLMAKLQGSEHSKKGRGLEYLYLSVQDEDREDLTRCSVWILDGDLYHKGLLKFAVTSESLKDSLVVFVVDMSRPWTIMESLQKWASVLREHVDKLKIPPEEMREMEQRMVKAFQEYAEPEEATPSSPQRRGPAAVGEDESVLLPLGDNVLTHNLGIPVLIVCTKCDAVSVLEKEHDYKEEHFDFIQSHIRRFCLQYGAGLIYTSVKEEKNLDLLYKYMVHKIYDFQFTTPALVVEKDTVFIPSGWDNDKKIAILHENFTTVRAEDPFEDFITKPPVRKLVHDKEISAEDEQVFLMKQQSLLAKQPATPTRGTESPARTTSGSPRPTGRTGPTNVASVSPMTAVKKPDPNMKGAAANEGVLANFFNSLLSKKTGVPGSPGSPGAGAGAAVQGSAKKTGQKPGLTDVQAELDRMTRKPDSMVTANNTPATENEA, via the exons ATGGCTCCCGTTTTAGAGAAGAAGCTACTGGGCGCAGCCGGGACAGGCGACACTATGGAAAACAGCAACGAAGATGATGAAGGACAAAATCTCTG gacTTCAATCCTCAGCGAAGTTTCCACACGCTCAAGCTCTAAATTGCCCTCTGGGAAAAATATAGTGCTTTTCG GGGAGGATGGTTCAGGAAAAACCACACTCATGGCAAAACTTCAAGGATCCGAGCACAGTAAGAAAGGTAGAGGGCTGGAATACTTGTACCTGAGCGTCCAGGATGAAGATCGAGAGG ATTTAACCCGCTGCAGCGTGTGGATCCTGGATGGAGACCTGTACCACAAAGGCTTGCTGAAGTTTGCAGTGACCTCTGAGTCGTTGAAGGACAGTCTAGTTGTGTTTGTGGTCGACATGTCACGGCCTTGGACCATTATGGAGTCTTTGCAGAAGTGGGCGAGTGTGCTACGTGAGCACGTGGACAAACTGAAGATCCCACCTGAGGAAATGAGAGAGATGGAGCAGAGGA TGGTTAAGGCCTTCCAGGAGTATGCAGAACCAGAGGAAGCCACGCCAAGCTCGCCCCAGAGACGAGGGCCAGCAGCTGTGGGAGAAGATGAGAGTGTGCTGCTGCCCCTGGGAGACAACGTCCTCACACACAACCTGGGCATTCCAGTGCTCATAGTTTGCACAAAG TGTGATGCTGTCAGTGTACTCGAGAAGGAGCACGACTACAAGGAGGAGCATTTTGACTTCATTCAGTCACACATCCGACGGTTCTGTCTACAAT ATGGAGCTGGCTTGATTTACACTTCAGTCAAAGAGGAGAAGAACCTGGACCTTCTCTACAAATACATGGTGCACAAAATATACGACTTCCAGTTTACAACGCCTGCCTTAGTGGTGGAGAAGGACACTGTGTTCAT TCCATCCGGATGGGACAATGACAAGAAAATTGCCATCCTGCATGAAAACTTCACAACAGTTCGAGCTGAAGATCCCTTTGAAGACTTTATAACAAAACCTCCTGTACGAAAG TTGGTGCATGACAAGGAAATCAGTGCAGAGGATGAGCAGGTCTTCCTCATGAAACAGCAG TCATTGTTAGCCAAGCAGCCAGCCACACCCACAAGAGGAACA GAGTCTCCTGCCCGAACAACATCTGGTTCACCCAGGCCGACAGGCCGAACAGGGCCCACCAATGTGGCTAGTGTCTCACCCATGACTGCGGTGAAGAAACCAGACCCCAACATGAAAG GAGCAGCAGCAAATGAGGGAGTGCTGGCCAACTTCTTCAACAGTCTGCTAAGTAAAAAGACAGGCGTTCCAGGCAGTCCTGGGTCGCCAGGGGCAGGAGCAGGAGCGGCTGTACAAGGTTCTGCCAAGAAAACAG GGCAGAAGCCGGGTTTGACTGACGTCCAGGCAGAACTGGACCGAATGACTCGTAAACCCGACTCAATGGTAACGGCCAACAACACCCCAGCGACGGAGAACGAGGCATGA